The Vibrio metoecus sequence GGAGCATATCGGCAAGATCAACCTGTTCCCGATGCGCGCTTATGTGGCCGTACAGAAGAAAATTGCCCATAAAGCACTGAATAAAATCGCCAACGGTAAGATGAAGGGACGTCAGTTCCGCGCTCGTTTACTCAAATAATCATCACGAATGATTTCTCAGCCGTGCTTTGATGCGGCTGAGGCTGATCGGCGTGATCCCCAAATAAGCGGCGATGTGGTGATCGCAAAGCCGCTCCATCAATTCCGGAAATTGCGCGCACATCACTTGATAGCGCTGCTCAGGCCGATAAAGCAACATAAAGCGCTCTTTTTGCTCCTTGTACAGCAGTTGGGTTTCCAGCAAACGCTGATAAAGAGGATGGTGACTCGCACGCCATTCGCGCAATACTTCAATCGGTACTCCCACTAATTGCACGGGGGATAAGGTCTCTAACATAAATGGCGAACCTTGGTCGCGGATCAGGTTTTCAAAACCAATCGCCCAATCTTGCTCCCAGTAGAACTCTTTACTGAAACTTTTCCCCTCTTCGGTGAGATAACAAGCGTGGCACAGCCCTTCTAACACCCAATACGCAAACGGTGTTTGCTCGCCTTGCGCGACCAAAATATGCCGGGTGGGTAACTCTAATGGCTGGGCAACGCTCTGTAGCTGTGTGCACTCGGCATCCGAAAAGCCATGTTGTTTGAGATAAGCCTGAAACTGCGCTTGCATAAAAGCCTCATAGAAAAAGAGAAACAGCCACTCAGGGTGGCTGTTTACTTTACGTGATAACTCTGGGGACTTGAAGCCGCAGCAGTGTTGGTTGCCGCTTCAACATTGGGTTATCAGTGCTTATTTTTGTAGGTCGATACGATACACCGCAAAACCGACCTCATCGGTCGCAACTTGCGTCATCGGATATTGGCCTTTTTGTTTAATAAACTGGGTTGCCTTATCACTTGGTGAGGTTTCAAAGCGGATATCCAGCTTGGTTTTACTGGAAATCGGAGCAAATGACCAGTTGTTGTCCGCACTTGGTGTCACTTCACCTTTTTCTTTGCTTACACGCGCAATGTAATCGGCCACTACAGTTCGGTTTTCATCCGGTGAATCAAACGCAACAAACTTAGCACCAGTTCCCGCGAACTTATTGCTATAAGCGCGGTAGTTGTTGGTGGCAATCAAGAACGTCTGTTTATCACTAATCGGCTTACCTTGATAGGTCAGCTTCACAATACGCTGTGATTTAGGATTGATCAGTTTGCAATCGCCGTCGTAGCGCACAGGTTGAGTCACATCGATTTGGTAGTTGACGCCATCGATCACATCAAAGTTATAAGTGCGGAAACCATCCCAGTTGATGAGCGATTGCGGTGCGCTAGACGTCACATCAATTTGGTTAAATTGGCCTGCTGAACACTCTAGCCACTCTTTTAGCTCATATCCGCTCACTTTCATGGTGACTAAGGTGTTCGGGTAGAGATAAAGATCGGCTGCGTTACGGAAAGTGAGCTCACCCGCTTCCACTTCGGTAAAGCCGTTCGGGTCATCTTTACGACCACCAGCTTTGAAAGGCGCAGCAGCGGAGAGCACTGGCAAACCATCAAGGTTTGGATCGCCTTGAATAAAGCGTTCCACATAATCTTTTTGCGCCAAGTTCACGATTTGTACGGTTGGATCGTCTTGTACTAATGACAAGAAGCTGTACATCACATCGTTGGCTTTGCCAATCGGTTGGTTAACAAAATCGCGGGTGCCTTTGTGATCCTCTTGTAGTGCTTTCACCATCGCAGCATCGGCTTCGACTAACGCTTTCTTATTGGCTTTATCGAAGATAGAGCGAGCTTCAGATTGACCGGAAGTGACCGTCCAGCGGCCTTGTTGTTTTTCCAACGTTAGATCCATCACCCCAACATGGCTACCCCAGCGCCCCGGCATTACGGCGGTGACACCATTGATGGTGCCTTTATCGATGTCTGCGCCCGGTACGTTCGCAAAATCTTTGCTTGGGAATACGGCGTGTGAGTGACCAAACGCAATCGCATCAATGCCTTTCACTTGAGTCAGGTAGTAAACCGAGTTTTCTGCGCCCGCTTGGTATTCATCGGTGCTGATCCCTGAGTGTGGGATGGCTACAATCACGTCAGCGCCTTGTGCTCTCATTTCTGGAATGAATTTTTCGGCGGTTTGCTTGATGTCGGCTGCGGTGACTTTGCCTTCAAGATTCTTCTTATCCCACACCATGATTTGCGGTGGTACAAAGCCGATATAACCGATTTTGATGGTATGCATTTGACCATCGGTATCTTTGAGGCTGTGCTCTTTAATGACGTAAGGTGTGAACAGGTGCTGACCTGTTTTGGCATCAAACACGTTGGCATTGATGTAGGGGAATGCGGCATCGTTGATGGTTTCTTTTAAGAAATCGAGGCCGTAGTTGAATTCGTGGTTACCAATGTTGCCCACATCATAGCCCAGTGGATTCATCGCTTTGTAAACCGGATGGACTTCACCCGCTTTAATGCCCTTATCCGCCATGTAATCGCCCATTGGGCTGCCTTGAATCAAGTCACCGTTATCCACCAACACGCTGTTATCGACTTCGGCACGGGCTTGCTTAACCAGCGTTGCTGCACGCGTCAGGCCAATTTGATCGGAGGCTTTATCTTTGTAGTAGTCATAATCCATCAAATTAGTATGAATATCAGTGGTTTCGACAATACGCAGTTTGATCGTATCAGCCATTGCAGGGTCAGCCATGGCTAACAGGCCACCGAGAACCGCTAAAGAAACAGGTTTGATCATCATGGTCATCACAGACTCCAAAATGAGTGTTAGAGGGGAAAATACAAAACAACTCGATAAATGTAACAAAAGTCTGTGAAACAACGATTTCACTCATCACTAATTTGTGATGTGGCGCGATACCTTTATCCCAAATTGCCCCCTTGCTCCCAGTTAGCATGCTGCTCTTGCGCAGAGTTGGTCGAGCAATCTGCTGATCTTATATCGATATGCCCATTTCGCTCCGCTTATATCAGCTTTTGGAATAAAAAATGAAATTATAGAATTTCAGGTAATAAATAGAACTGCTCATAATGCCTGTAACAGACCAATTTAGGATCAAGATTATGGCGCAGGATGCGGTGACCCCCTTTCGTAAAACCCCTCGCTTAGCCGTTGTGGAAGGCTCAAATTATTCGCGTGCGACGCGCAGCCAGCTACAAGCGGGTGAAGTGGCGTTGGTGGGCGCAGGTCCGGGTGACCCTGAGCTCTTGACGGTAAAAGCCCTCAGCTACCTACAGCAAGCTGATGTGGTGCTGTACGACTACTTAGTCTCCGATGACATCATGGCGTTGATTCCGACAGAAACGATTTTAGTCTGCGTTGGCAAACGTGCGGGTCACCATAGTGTGCCGCAAGAAAAAACTAACCAGTTGTTGGTGGACTTTGCCCGTCAAGGTTATCGAGTCGTGCGCATTAAAGGCGGCGATCCCTTCATGTTTGGTCGTGGTGGTGAAGAGCTGGAAGTGCTGTTTGAAGCAGGCGTGAAATTCCAGATCGTCCCCGGCATTACCGCAGCGGCAGGTGCAACCGCGTACGCCGGCATTCCATTGACTCATCGTGATTACGCTCAATCCGCTTTATTTGTGACGGGTCATTTAAAAGCTCAAGCCGAGGATTTGGATTGGTCAACTCTGGCACGTGGGCAACAAACCTTAGTGATTTACATGGGCTTAAGCAATGCCGCTGCGATTGCTGAGCAGCTCCAGCAACATGGCCGCGATGCTAACACACCGGTAGCGATCATTGAACGTGGTACACAAACCAGCCAGAAGGTGCTGATTGGCACCCTACAAACCTTGCCAAGTTTGGCGATTCAGGCGCAATCACCCGCGTTGATTGTGGTCGGTGAAGTGGTGGCGCTGGCGGACAAACTGCACTGGTTTGGTGAAAGGCATCAAGCTGAGCAGCTTGATGCTGCGCAATCGGCCTAAGTGTGAACGCACATCCTCTTGTTCATAACTCATGATTTAAAAGATACGGCGTTGCCAAGGCGCAGCGTCTCGCCGTCAGGCAAGCGAAAAGGAAGCAGGAAAAATGGATCAACAACGTTTAACCCATTTAAAACAGTTGGAAGCAGAAAGTATCCACATCATTCGTGAAGTGGCGGCAGAATTTGATAATCCGGTGATGATGTACTCGATTGGTAAAGATTCATCGGTGATGTTGCATTTGGCGCGCAAAGCGTTCTATCCGGGCAAAATTCCGTTTCCTTTGCTGCATGTTGATACCGACTGGAAGTTTCGCGACATGATCGCATTTCGCGATGCAACGGCAAAAAAATACGGCTTTGAGCTGTTGGTGCATAAAAATCCGGAAGGAATCGCAGCAGGAATTAGCCCGTTCGTGCATGGTTCTTCCAAACACACCGACATCATGAAAACCCAAGGCTTGAAGCAGGCGTTGAACAAATATGGTTTTGATGCGGCCTTTGGTGGTGCGCGTCGCGATGAAGAGAAATCGCGTGCCAAAGAGCGTGTCTACTCTTTCCGCGATAAAAACCATACTTGGGACCCGAAAAATCAGCGCCCAGAGCTATGGCGTACCTATAACGGCCAAATCAACAAAGGCGAAAGCATTCGTGTGTTCCCTCTTTCTAACTGGACTGAGCTGGATATTTGGCAATACATCTATTTGGAAAATATCGAGATTGTTCCGCTCTATTTAGCCGATGTACGCCCGGTTGTGCAGCGTGATGGCATGCTGATCATGGTGGATGATGAGCGCATGGAACTGCGTGAAGGCGAACAGATTGAACATAAAAGCGTGCGTTTCCGCACCTTAGGTTGTTACCCACTGACTGGGGCAATTGAGTCACAAGCCAACACACTGACCGAAATTATTGAAGAGATGCTGGTGGCGACCTCCAGTGAGCGTCAAGGCCGCGCGATCGATCACGATCAGTCGGGATCAATGGAACTGAAAAAACGTCAAGGTTACTTTTAAGGATCGAAGGAAAGCGTATGAACAATGCAGTCAAAGAACAGCTCGCTGAGCTCGGTATTGAAGGTTACCTCAATCAGCATCAACACAAATCCTTACTGAGATTCTTAACCTGTGGCTCGGTCGACGATGGTAAAAGTACCTTGATCGGTCGTTTGCTTCACGACTCAAAACAGATTTATGAAGATCAGTTGGCGGCGGTACATAACGACAGCCAGCGTGTCGGTACAACGGGCAGTCGCCCAGACTTAGCACTGCTGGTGGATGGCTTGCAAGCTGAGCGTGAACAAGGCATCACGATTGATGTCGCGTATCGTTATTTCTCAACCCAGAAACGTAAATTCATCATTTCTGATACTCCGGGGCATGAACAGTACACTCGCAATATGGCCACCGGCGCATCGACCTGTGATCTGGCGGTGATCTTGATTGATGCGCGTAAAGGCGTACTGGATCAAACGCGTCGTCACTCGTTTATCTCCAATCTGCTCGGTTTGAAGCATTTTATCGTGGCGGTAAACAAAATGGATCTGGTCGATTATTCGCAAGATCGTTTTGAACAAATCCGCGCAGAATACCTTGAGTTTTCTAAGCATTTGCAGGGGGAAACGGATATTCAGATCATCCCGCTTTCGGCATTGGAAGGCGATAACGTGGTCGAAAAAAGCCGTTTGATGGATTGGTATCAAGGCCCATCACTGCTTGAGCTACTGGAAAATGTCGATATTGACCGTGACAAAAGTGGTGGTGAGTTCCGCTTCCCTGTGCAGTATGTGAATCGTCCCAACCTCGATTTTCGCGGTTTCGCGGGTACGATCGCTTCTGGTGTGGTGAAGGTGGGCGATAAGATCAAAGCACTGCCATCGGGTAAAACCTCAACCGTGACTCGTATTGTGACCTTTGATGGTGATTTGCCTCAAGCACAAGCTGGATTGGCGGTGACCTTGACTCTGGCTGATGAGATCGACATCAGTCGTGGCGATTTAATTGTGCTTGAAAGCGCACAAGTCGACAGCACTAACCATTTGCTGGCTGATGTGGTGTGGATGACGGAGCAGCCACTGAAAGTTGGCCGTGATTACGATATCAAAATCGCTGGTAAGAAAACTGTGGGTCAAGTGAAAGCTGTGCGCCATCAGTACGACATCAATAACTTGTCGACCTACCACGCGGAGAGTTTGCCGCTTAATGGAATTGGTTTGTGCGAGTGGACTTTGACTCAAACGGTGGCGATCGATAAGTATCTGGATTGTGCGGATACGGGTGGTTTCATCATTATTGACCGTCTGACTAACGTTACCGTTGGCGCAGGCTTAGTACGTGACAGTTTGCAAAATATTGCGGGTCAAACCGAGCAATTCTCCGCCTTTGAATTAGAGTTGAATGCGCTAGTGCGTAAACATTTCCCACATTGGCAAGCGATTGATTTGAGCCGTTTAGGCAAAGCATGAGCGAGGCGCTAATGGTAAAGCAAGGAGAGAGCATGAGCCGTGAACAAGATGCCAATGAGCATAATGTGGTGTGGCATCGTCATGTCGTGGACAAAGAGCAACGTGCGGCGCTGAAAGAGCAGCGCCCAGCGGTACTCTGGTTTACGGGTTTATCTGGCGCGGGCAAATCAACCGTGGCAGGGGCGCTTGAAAACCGTTTAGCTGAGCTTGGTTATCATACTTATCTGCTGGATGGTGATAACGTACGCCACGGTTTGTGTAGCGATCTCGGCTTTTCTGAACAGGATAGACGGGAAAACATTCGCCGCATTGGTGAGCTTGCCAAGCTGATGGCGGATGCGGGGCTGATAGTGCTGACGGCATTTATCTCACCACATCGCGCTGAGCGCCAGATGGTGCGAGATTTGTTGCCAGCAGGTGAGTTTATTGAAGTGTTCGTCAACACGTCATTGGATGTGTGCGAAGCGCGTGACCCGAAAGGCTTATACAAAAAGGCCCGTGCCGGAGAAATTCGCCAGTTTACGGGCATTGACTCCGCTTACGAAGCTCCGCTCAATCCGGATATTGATTTGCCTGCGGGTGAAAAAAGCGTGGATGAGTTGGTGGTGCAGTGCCTACAAGCGTTAGCAGAGCGTAATATCATTCAGCATCAAGGCTAACTCTTTAGATATCAAGTCAATACAAGTAAATAAAAAACAAAAAGCGACCATCCGGTCGCTTTTTTGATCCTGCTTTGTGAAAACTACTCACACTGTGTGGTGAATCGAGCTGCTGCTCACTTCGGTCTGCATCGTGAATTTTTGGGTAAGCAAGGCTACCAGTTGATCGTAGTACGTCATGTTGGGTTTGTTACCCAGCAGACGACACAGCTCATTGCCCGTTGGGCTGAAGCGATAATAGATTAGGCGTACGCCTTTGCTCATTGGCTGCAAATGCAGATTTTTGCCCTGATAGCTGAGCAGCAGAGCGGGTTCGGATTCAATTTCGCCAGACTCCAATTCCGTCGCGTGAAGCAGGCCAAGCTCAATCAACACCAACAAGCTGGAATAGGGCAGTTGGTGATTACCAATATTGATCGCTTGGGTGGTAATGCGTTTGCCAAGACTAAACAGACTATTTTGCGCTTTATAGCCAATCAGCAATTTCAAACTGGTGTCTGAACCAAAACTGCACGCGAGCGCCGCGGCGCGTTGCAAAATCTGCGCTTCTTTAGGCGTCATATCTTGCAGCACTTTCAGGGCTTTCATCGAAGTGAAACCGGGATTGGTCACTTCACGTTTCAGCACTTGCGCCCACAGCCGCTGCATGGAGCTGTTGTGAATATCCTGCGCCATATCGAAAAAGCGATACAGCCAGTCTTGGTCTGGATCGCCTGCGGTTTCATTACGGCATGAGCTGTGTGCGATCTTGATGATCTGCTCTAGATTTTTCTGGCGCTGCTCTTTACGTTGTCGTTCGCGCTGCACAGCACGTTCTAGCGCGCTGTTTTCTGGCGTTTCAGTTAATAGTTGAGCATCTAAGCCATGATGACGCGCGATCACCAAAATTCGGCTACCGCTGTCTTTGACATAATGAGAGTGGGTTCGTTTATCTTGGCTCTGTTGAGAGTCATGCTCGATCACAACAGGCGTCATATTATCCGCCATGCGCTACCTAAAGGCCTCTGCTACGGTTTTTAGTCTGCTTTAAAATTTACTCTGTTCACCGCTGAGCAGCCAGTGAAACTCTCGGACTCAGCGCACAATTTTGTGCTATCACAAATGATAATAAATTGTTAAAGTTGTTATTAATGTTTGTGGGGTGGCTATGAAGTATTGGAAAGAGCGCAAATTGGCCAAGTACCTATCGCTATTTATTTTGTTTATCGGCTATTTTTCGGTACTGGCGTATTTATCGAAATATTTGGTATAACCTCCCCGCGCGGGCGCAGGGAGGATCTGTTTTACATATCGTCGTACTCGGCGATTTCTGTGCCTAGAATGGTGTACGCGGTTTCTGCAAGTTCATGATTGAGTGATTCGGTTTTCAATTCCCCAATCACATAAATCACATCCCACAGCTCTTGAACGGGCGCGCCTTTTGGAAACTTCACGTAAATGATCTGGTTCGGTGGTGGCGGCGGTACGTGGATACATGCCCCAAAGTAAGGGACCAATAGAAATTCGGTGACTTTTTTATCATCGCCCTCTAATGGGATCACAAAGCCAGGAATTTTGACTCGGCTGCCATTGAGTTCGCTTCGCACGCTGCCAATGTGTTGCTGCTTGGCAGGTTCATCACCGTTATGATCCGGCATCGGCATACCTTGTTGATCAAACAAGTTACGCTCTTGCTCGGGGATCAAATCCAGCCAATCGAGTTGCAGTACATCCTGCTCGCTCGCGGATGCCGTTTCTTGACTTGCCCACAGTGGCGTTGAATACAGCGGAGCCATGATAAGGCTCGCGATCAACATAAAAATTTTCATTAAATGCTTCCTTGTGACTGATCTCATTTTGAGTCTGTCACCCATTGTATTTCTATAAGCGAATGGTCATTCCATCACTGAGCGACTGTCGATAAGCGCGCAGTGCGGGAATAAAGCCAATCACTATACCTGCCAGTTGTACACTGCCGAGCAATTGCCACTCATAAGTCGTGAGCCCGGTCAGCGCAATTTGAATGCCGTACTGACTTGCAATCATCGGGGCTGCAACCGCGAGGAGCAGATAAAGAATGCTCACTCCCAGCGCAATCCCCAGTAAGGTTAGCACGCTGGCTTCACTTACCAATAAAGCAAACACATGCTGTGGTCTTGCTCCCATGGCCCGCAAGATGGACATCTCTCGACGTCGTTCTTGCAAACTGGTCAGCAAGCTACTGAGCATGCCGAGCAGCCCTGCAACCACCACAAAAACCGAGACGGCCATCAGGGCTTGTTCTGCGACCGACATCATGCCCCACAGCTCATGCAGTGCTACGCCGGGCATAATAGCGCTGAGCGGTTCTGCCGGATAGTCATTGATCTGTCGCTGCAAGGCAAAAGTTTGGATTTTTGATTTAAGTCCAATCAGCATTGCGGTGATTTGTTTGGGGGTAAAATCGCGCTTGGCGAGCTGCTCAGCACTTGGCTGGTGGCCAAGATTAGCACCAGACTCCCACCCGACATGAATCGCTTCTATCGCTTCTAAGGAGACATGCACGGTTTTATCGACTGGCGTGCCTGTAGGAGCCAAGATGCCGACCACCGTAAACGGTAAATTATCGTGGCGACTAAACCCGACATCACTGATGCCGTGAGCAATAACCACTTTGCTGCCGATCTGATAACCGAGAGCTTTGGCCACATCGGAGCCGATCACGGTTTCAAACAGGCCGTTGAACTCTCGACCTTGAGAAAATGTCAGAGGTTGCTTACTGCCGTAACGATAATGCTCGAAATAGCTGTGATTGGTACCTAAAACGCGAAACCCTTTGTGTGAATCGCCCAAGGAGATGGGGATTGTCCATTTGACTGCGCGATGTTGGCTAA is a genomic window containing:
- the cysD gene encoding sulfate adenylyltransferase subunit CysD, producing MDQQRLTHLKQLEAESIHIIREVAAEFDNPVMMYSIGKDSSVMLHLARKAFYPGKIPFPLLHVDTDWKFRDMIAFRDATAKKYGFELLVHKNPEGIAAGISPFVHGSSKHTDIMKTQGLKQALNKYGFDAAFGGARRDEEKSRAKERVYSFRDKNHTWDPKNQRPELWRTYNGQINKGESIRVFPLSNWTELDIWQYIYLENIEIVPLYLADVRPVVQRDGMLIMVDDERMELREGEQIEHKSVRFRTLGCYPLTGAIESQANTLTEIIEEMLVATSSERQGRAIDHDQSGSMELKKRQGYF
- the cysN gene encoding sulfate adenylyltransferase subunit CysN → MNNAVKEQLAELGIEGYLNQHQHKSLLRFLTCGSVDDGKSTLIGRLLHDSKQIYEDQLAAVHNDSQRVGTTGSRPDLALLVDGLQAEREQGITIDVAYRYFSTQKRKFIISDTPGHEQYTRNMATGASTCDLAVILIDARKGVLDQTRRHSFISNLLGLKHFIVAVNKMDLVDYSQDRFEQIRAEYLEFSKHLQGETDIQIIPLSALEGDNVVEKSRLMDWYQGPSLLELLENVDIDRDKSGGEFRFPVQYVNRPNLDFRGFAGTIASGVVKVGDKIKALPSGKTSTVTRIVTFDGDLPQAQAGLAVTLTLADEIDISRGDLIVLESAQVDSTNHLLADVVWMTEQPLKVGRDYDIKIAGKKTVGQVKAVRHQYDINNLSTYHAESLPLNGIGLCEWTLTQTVAIDKYLDCADTGGFIIIDRLTNVTVGAGLVRDSLQNIAGQTEQFSAFELELNALVRKHFPHWQAIDLSRLGKA
- a CDS encoding ABC transporter permease, whose translation is MKVIINLAWKSLLNRKATALLTVLTVSIAVVLLLGVERIRTQAKESFANTISGTDLIVGGRSGQVNLLLYSVFRIGNATNNIDWLSYQEFSQHRAVKWTIPISLGDSHKGFRVLGTNHSYFEHYRYGSKQPLTFSQGREFNGLFETVIGSDVAKALGYQIGSKVVIAHGISDVGFSRHDNLPFTVVGILAPTGTPVDKTVHVSLEAIEAIHVGWESGANLGHQPSAEQLAKRDFTPKQITAMLIGLKSKIQTFALQRQINDYPAEPLSAIMPGVALHELWGMMSVAEQALMAVSVFVVVAGLLGMLSSLLTSLQERRREMSILRAMGARPQHVFALLVSEASVLTLLGIALGVSILYLLLAVAAPMIASQYGIQIALTGLTTYEWQLLGSVQLAGIVIGFIPALRAYRQSLSDGMTIRL
- the cpdB gene encoding 2',3'-cyclic-nucleotide 2'-phosphodiesterase, producing MADPAMADTIKLRIVETTDIHTNLMDYDYYKDKASDQIGLTRAATLVKQARAEVDNSVLVDNGDLIQGSPMGDYMADKGIKAGEVHPVYKAMNPLGYDVGNIGNHEFNYGLDFLKETINDAAFPYINANVFDAKTGQHLFTPYVIKEHSLKDTDGQMHTIKIGYIGFVPPQIMVWDKKNLEGKVTAADIKQTAEKFIPEMRAQGADVIVAIPHSGISTDEYQAGAENSVYYLTQVKGIDAIAFGHSHAVFPSKDFANVPGADIDKGTINGVTAVMPGRWGSHVGVMDLTLEKQQGRWTVTSGQSEARSIFDKANKKALVEADAAMVKALQEDHKGTRDFVNQPIGKANDVMYSFLSLVQDDPTVQIVNLAQKDYVERFIQGDPNLDGLPVLSAAAPFKAGGRKDDPNGFTEVEAGELTFRNAADLYLYPNTLVTMKVSGYELKEWLECSAGQFNQIDVTSSAPQSLINWDGFRTYNFDVIDGVNYQIDVTQPVRYDGDCKLINPKSQRIVKLTYQGKPISDKQTFLIATNNYRAYSNKFAGTGAKFVAFDSPDENRTVVADYIARVSKEKGEVTPSADNNWSFAPISSKTKLDIRFETSPSDKATQFIKQKGQYPMTQVATDEVGFAVYRIDLQK
- a CDS encoding TIGR03899 family protein, whose amino-acid sequence is MADNMTPVVIEHDSQQSQDKRTHSHYVKDSGSRILVIARHHGLDAQLLTETPENSALERAVQRERQRKEQRQKNLEQIIKIAHSSCRNETAGDPDQDWLYRFFDMAQDIHNSSMQRLWAQVLKREVTNPGFTSMKALKVLQDMTPKEAQILQRAAALACSFGSDTSLKLLIGYKAQNSLFSLGKRITTQAINIGNHQLPYSSLLVLIELGLLHATELESGEIESEPALLLSYQGKNLHLQPMSKGVRLIYYRFSPTGNELCRLLGNKPNMTYYDQLVALLTQKFTMQTEVSSSSIHHTV
- a CDS encoding Crp/Fnr family transcriptional regulator produces the protein MQAQFQAYLKQHGFSDAECTQLQSVAQPLELPTRHILVAQGEQTPFAYWVLEGLCHACYLTEEGKSFSKEFYWEQDWAIGFENLIRDQGSPFMLETLSPVQLVGVPIEVLREWRASHHPLYQRLLETQLLYKEQKERFMLLYRPEQRYQVMCAQFPELMERLCDHHIAAYLGITPISLSRIKARLRNHS
- a CDS encoding DUF3299 domain-containing protein — protein: MKIFMLIASLIMAPLYSTPLWASQETASASEQDVLQLDWLDLIPEQERNLFDQQGMPMPDHNGDEPAKQQHIGSVRSELNGSRVKIPGFVIPLEGDDKKVTEFLLVPYFGACIHVPPPPPNQIIYVKFPKGAPVQELWDVIYVIGELKTESLNHELAETAYTILGTEIAEYDDM
- the cobA gene encoding uroporphyrinogen-III C-methyltransferase; this translates as MAQDAVTPFRKTPRLAVVEGSNYSRATRSQLQAGEVALVGAGPGDPELLTVKALSYLQQADVVLYDYLVSDDIMALIPTETILVCVGKRAGHHSVPQEKTNQLLVDFARQGYRVVRIKGGDPFMFGRGGEELEVLFEAGVKFQIVPGITAAAGATAYAGIPLTHRDYAQSALFVTGHLKAQAEDLDWSTLARGQQTLVIYMGLSNAAAIAEQLQQHGRDANTPVAIIERGTQTSQKVLIGTLQTLPSLAIQAQSPALIVVGEVVALADKLHWFGERHQAEQLDAAQSA
- the cysC gene encoding adenylyl-sulfate kinase; the encoded protein is MSREQDANEHNVVWHRHVVDKEQRAALKEQRPAVLWFTGLSGAGKSTVAGALENRLAELGYHTYLLDGDNVRHGLCSDLGFSEQDRRENIRRIGELAKLMADAGLIVLTAFISPHRAERQMVRDLLPAGEFIEVFVNTSLDVCEARDPKGLYKKARAGEIRQFTGIDSAYEAPLNPDIDLPAGEKSVDELVVQCLQALAERNIIQHQG